One stretch of Streptomyces sp. NBC_01363 DNA includes these proteins:
- a CDS encoding gas vesicle protein, translating into MRAAGRPEATPEEPLPQRQIALIDLLDRLLSGGVVLTGDVVLSIADIDLVRISLRALIVSISEQNPSPWHAISALIGDDHDR; encoded by the coding sequence GTGAGGGCGGCGGGCAGGCCGGAGGCCACGCCGGAGGAGCCGCTGCCGCAACGGCAGATCGCACTGATCGACCTGCTGGACCGGTTGCTCAGCGGAGGCGTGGTCCTCACCGGTGACGTCGTACTCTCCATCGCCGATATCGACCTCGTACGCATATCGCTGCGCGCGCTGATCGTCTCCATCAGCGAACAGAATCCTTCCCCGTGGCATGCCATCTCAGCACTCATAGGAGATGACCATGACAGGTGA
- a CDS encoding GvpL/GvpF family gas vesicle protein has product MTATISYAYAIARDSDGSLEKALSGLPGVAEAPVHLVRVEHSDDVVVAVSPVPERDFQEAALRAHLEDLDWLESVARAHHRVIEALAARTAVLPLRLATVYLDDERVRLMLRARHGTFAGRLSDLAAQVEWGVKIYVEAAAETERPAGPPADAGLSPGRAYLRQRRAQRHAREDAYRDAEQAAERVEAAARAYAVDRVQHRPQQGELARGPGENVINDAYLVPLQHAEDFRADAMQAAEGLPGARVEVTGPWAPYSFATLAEAEPLKRATP; this is encoded by the coding sequence ATGACCGCCACGATCTCCTACGCGTACGCCATAGCACGGGACTCCGACGGATCGCTGGAAAAAGCTCTGTCCGGGCTCCCTGGAGTGGCGGAGGCGCCGGTGCATCTAGTGCGTGTAGAGCACAGCGACGATGTGGTGGTGGCCGTGAGCCCGGTACCCGAGCGGGACTTCCAAGAAGCCGCGCTGCGAGCGCATCTTGAGGACTTGGACTGGCTGGAGTCCGTCGCCCGCGCCCATCACCGGGTGATTGAGGCCTTGGCCGCCCGCACCGCCGTCCTGCCACTGCGTCTGGCGACGGTATACCTCGACGACGAGCGGGTGCGACTCATGCTCCGGGCTCGTCACGGGACGTTTGCCGGCAGACTGAGCGACCTGGCAGCGCAGGTGGAGTGGGGCGTCAAGATCTATGTCGAAGCGGCCGCTGAGACCGAGAGGCCGGCAGGCCCACCCGCAGATGCGGGTCTGAGCCCCGGGCGGGCCTACCTCAGACAGCGAAGAGCACAGCGACACGCCCGCGAAGACGCCTACCGGGACGCCGAACAGGCAGCCGAGCGGGTCGAGGCCGCCGCCCGCGCTTATGCGGTTGATCGCGTCCAGCACCGGCCGCAGCAAGGCGAACTCGCCCGCGGGCCGGGAGAGAACGTCATCAACGACGCCTACCTTGTGCCGCTGCAGCACGCCGAAGACTTCCGCGCCGATGCCATGCAGGCCGCAGAAGGACTACCCGGGGCACGCGTCGAAGTCACCGGGCCGTGGGCCCCGTACTCCTTCGCCACCCTCGCCGAAGCCGAACCGCTGAAGAGGGCCACGCCGTGA
- a CDS encoding CsbD family protein: MGIGKKSKNIGKIAEGKTKESVGRAVGNERLEGKGRAQKMKGKVKQAVEKGKDTFRH; encoded by the coding sequence ATGGGTATCGGAAAGAAGTCCAAGAACATTGGCAAAATCGCGGAGGGGAAAACAAAGGAATCGGTCGGGCGGGCCGTGGGTAACGAAAGGTTGGAGGGAAAGGGGAGGGCCCAAAAGATGAAGGGCAAAGTGAAGCAGGCCGTCGAGAAGGGCAAGGACACCTTCAGGCACTGA
- a CDS encoding iron-containing redox enzyme family protein, whose translation MEMPRKGSTVRLPETRGEVSAALIEALGREPGRRSLPDKHLVAGTDPYDDDLQLALYLCYELHYRGFDGVDGAWEWDPELLRVRAALERGFMAALRADVPVAEDIGSALDELVLEPSDADGVSYFLRDEGELWHLREYAAHRSLYHLKEADPHVWVIPRLTGRAKAGMAAVEYDEFGAGRAERVHSKLFADLMADLDLDTSYGRYLDAGSRQMLATVNLMSLFGLHRSHRGALVGHFASVEITSPPGSRRLAQALKRAGAGPAAVHFYAEHVEADAVHEQLVRHEVVAGLLQEEPDLAPDVAFGIAATGWLEDRFGEQLLGAWRGGESSVCVPL comes from the coding sequence ATGGAAATGCCGAGGAAGGGAAGCACCGTGAGGCTCCCGGAAACCCGAGGCGAGGTGTCTGCCGCTCTGATCGAGGCGCTCGGCCGGGAACCGGGTAGGCGCAGCCTGCCCGACAAACACCTGGTAGCGGGTACCGACCCGTACGACGACGACCTCCAACTCGCCCTGTACCTCTGCTACGAGTTGCACTACCGCGGCTTCGACGGTGTGGACGGCGCCTGGGAGTGGGATCCGGAACTGCTCAGGGTGCGTGCCGCGCTGGAGCGGGGGTTCATGGCTGCTTTGCGCGCTGACGTGCCGGTGGCCGAGGACATCGGCAGCGCGCTGGACGAACTCGTTCTGGAGCCGTCGGACGCCGACGGCGTGTCCTACTTCCTGCGGGACGAGGGCGAGTTGTGGCATCTACGCGAGTACGCCGCCCACCGCTCGCTTTACCACCTGAAGGAGGCCGATCCGCACGTGTGGGTGATCCCGCGCCTGACGGGCCGGGCCAAGGCAGGAATGGCCGCTGTGGAGTACGACGAATTCGGAGCGGGACGGGCAGAACGGGTCCACTCGAAGCTGTTCGCCGATCTGATGGCGGACCTCGACCTGGACACCTCGTATGGGCGCTACCTCGACGCCGGCTCTCGGCAGATGCTCGCGACTGTCAACCTCATGTCACTCTTTGGACTCCACCGCTCACACCGTGGTGCGCTGGTCGGTCACTTCGCCTCAGTGGAGATCACATCGCCACCAGGGTCGCGGCGCCTCGCTCAGGCATTGAAGCGGGCCGGTGCCGGGCCTGCGGCCGTCCACTTCTACGCGGAGCATGTGGAGGCCGACGCCGTGCATGAGCAGCTCGTACGGCATGAGGTCGTCGCCGGCCTGCTCCAGGAGGAGCCGGATCTGGCACCGGACGTCGCCTTCGGTATTGCAGCCACGGGATGGTTGGAAGACCGGTTCGGGGAGCAGTTGCTCGGCGCATGGCGGGGCGGCGAGTCCTCAGTCTGTGTGCCGCTCTGA
- a CDS encoding HemK2/MTQ2 family protein methyltransferase translates to MKLLQPPGVYMPQEDTAMLISALWCEHLSPGAEVLDVGTGTGAVAIAAARHGAAHVIAIDTSAAAVLTTRLNALLSGHARAIRASRGDLTEPATGLRFDLVLANPPYVPSANVRVPRRGIARAWEAGIDGRAVLDRLCAKGPALLRPGGVLLAVHSVLSNPAMTLARLAEAGLDVAVTDRRFVPFGPVLRERAGWLETQGLIERGQEAEELVVIRAERPY, encoded by the coding sequence ATGAAACTCCTCCAGCCTCCGGGTGTCTACATGCCACAGGAAGACACAGCCATGCTGATATCCGCTCTGTGGTGCGAGCATCTGTCACCCGGAGCGGAGGTACTCGACGTGGGTACCGGTACCGGCGCCGTGGCGATCGCCGCCGCCCGCCACGGCGCTGCCCACGTGATCGCCATCGACACGTCGGCCGCGGCGGTGCTCACGACACGACTGAACGCACTGCTGTCGGGGCACGCGCGGGCCATCCGGGCCAGCCGCGGGGATCTGACGGAGCCTGCGACCGGCCTGAGGTTCGACCTCGTGCTGGCGAACCCGCCGTACGTACCATCCGCGAACGTCCGCGTGCCGCGCCGCGGTATTGCTCGGGCTTGGGAGGCGGGGATCGACGGCCGGGCGGTGCTCGACCGGCTCTGCGCCAAGGGCCCCGCTCTGCTGCGCCCCGGAGGTGTGCTGCTCGCGGTCCACTCCGTGCTGAGCAACCCAGCGATGACCCTGGCGCGGCTGGCTGAAGCCGGATTGGACGTGGCTGTGACCGACCGCCGGTTCGTTCCCTTCGGGCCTGTCCTGCGAGAACGGGCCGGCTGGCTGGAGACCCAGGGCCTGATTGAGCGCGGCCAGGAGGCAGAGGAACTGGTGGTGATCCGTGCAGAACGGCCCTACTGA
- a CDS encoding CsbD family protein, translated as MGKAKAKAKQIKGKLKETVGGVTDDKDMQAEGRGEQMAGKAQETAAKAAERLKKSGR; from the coding sequence ATGGGTAAGGCAAAGGCGAAGGCCAAGCAGATCAAGGGCAAGCTGAAGGAAACCGTCGGCGGTGTCACGGACGACAAGGACATGCAGGCTGAGGGCCGCGGCGAGCAAATGGCAGGCAAGGCCCAGGAGACCGCGGCAAAGGCGGCTGAGCGGCTGAAGAAGTCCGGACGGTAG
- a CDS encoding gas vesicle protein K gives MTGEDRPPGSRLDEIADAAARAFRMLPAVPQDIVPRGGAEVRRPAHRITTDPDTVERDLIKLVLTLVELLRQLMERQALQRVDAGDLTEEQEERLGATLMILHSRMIELCSRYDLSMQDLNLDLGPLGTLLPPPE, from the coding sequence ATGACAGGTGAGGACCGTCCGCCCGGAAGCCGCCTTGACGAGATCGCCGATGCCGCCGCCCGCGCCTTCCGCATGCTGCCCGCAGTGCCGCAGGACATCGTGCCCCGGGGCGGTGCGGAGGTGCGAAGGCCGGCCCACCGGATCACTACCGACCCGGACACAGTGGAACGGGATCTGATCAAACTCGTACTCACACTCGTCGAGCTGCTACGACAGCTCATGGAACGCCAAGCCCTTCAGCGGGTCGACGCAGGAGACCTCACTGAGGAACAGGAGGAACGCCTTGGAGCAACTTTGATGATTCTGCACAGTCGTATGATTGAACTCTGCTCTCGGTACGACCTTTCCATGCAAGATCTCAACTTGGATCTCGGGCCTCTCGGAACTCTTCTGCCACCACCCGAATGA
- a CDS encoding DUF5133 domain-containing protein, translated as MYTLCVLMGQRTTRDAISEAEFYLGWARSVVLAAVVRSRDGGNSAS; from the coding sequence GTGTACACCTTGTGTGTGCTCATGGGGCAGCGGACCACCCGCGATGCGATTTCCGAAGCCGAGTTCTACCTCGGGTGGGCCCGATCGGTGGTGCTGGCTGCCGTTGTGAGATCGCGGGATGGCGGAAATTCAGCCTCGTGA
- a CDS encoding CDGSH iron-sulfur domain-containing protein, with protein MQEPGGPMLVEGPVEVVQENGHIARSDRPVVALCTCRRSLIFPWCDTSHRGRRKRPKAPPPASERHTD; from the coding sequence ATGCAGGAGCCGGGCGGACCCATGCTCGTGGAGGGGCCGGTCGAAGTGGTCCAGGAGAACGGCCACATTGCACGCTCGGACCGGCCTGTCGTCGCACTGTGTACCTGCCGGCGGAGCCTCATCTTCCCTTGGTGCGACACGAGCCACCGCGGAAGACGGAAGAGGCCGAAAGCCCCACCGCCGGCCTCAGAGCGGCACACAGACTGA